The proteins below come from a single Fusobacterium nucleatum genomic window:
- a CDS encoding KdsC family phosphatase yields MKDIKILVLDVDGTLTDGKIYIDDKDNSFKAFNVKDGFALVNWLKLGGEVVILTGKKSNIVERRAKELGIKYVIQGSKNKTQDLKNLLKELNITFENTAYMGDDLNDLGVMKNVGLSACPKDSVQEVLEISNFVSSKNGGDGAVRELLEYIMKSNGMWKKILEKYSSE; encoded by the coding sequence ATGAAAGATATAAAAATTTTAGTTCTTGATGTTGATGGAACTTTAACTGATGGAAAAATATATATTGATGATAAAGATAATTCTTTCAAAGCTTTTAATGTAAAAGATGGTTTTGCTCTTGTAAATTGGTTAAAGCTTGGGGGAGAAGTTGTTATACTAACAGGAAAAAAATCTAATATTGTAGAAAGAAGAGCTAAGGAGCTTGGGATAAAATATGTTATTCAAGGTTCTAAAAATAAAACACAAGATTTAAAAAATTTATTAAAGGAATTGAACATAACTTTTGAGAACACAGCCTATATGGGAGATGATTTGAATGATTTAGGTGTTATGAAAAATGTGGGTTTATCTGCTTGTCCTAAAGATTCTGTACAGGAAGTATTAGAAATCTCTAATTTTGTTTCTTCTAAAAATGGAGGAGATGGAGCTGTAAGAGAACTTTTAGAGTATATTATGAAAAGTAATGGAATGTGGAAAAAAATCTTAGAAAAGTATTCTAGTGAGTAA